Proteins encoded within one genomic window of Methanolacinia paynteri:
- a CDS encoding flavodoxin family protein translates to MTVNVLGISGSPRIRGNTEKLLDAFLKGAEEAGGDVEKVLLKKLSFRSCMGCNKCHKTGVCVVKDDLTPLLERIAETDILVLSSPIYSMGITSELKALIDRGQFLWARKFVLRNLEFSAEHIKLHKGVFISTAGQDTDNVFLGAYPVLTAFFNDFGIDYYENIAVKGMDRWGGIEGHPDALPDAGKKGAEIVRMMADLKKSAASEKKESP, encoded by the coding sequence TTGACTGTAAACGTACTTGGAATATCGGGCAGCCCTAGGATCAGGGGAAATACAGAGAAGCTTCTTGATGCGTTTTTGAAAGGTGCGGAAGAAGCCGGCGGGGATGTAGAGAAGGTTCTGCTGAAAAAACTCAGTTTCAGAAGCTGCATGGGCTGCAATAAATGCCACAAGACAGGTGTCTGTGTCGTAAAGGATGACCTTACTCCCCTGCTTGAGAGGATCGCAGAGACCGATATCCTCGTTCTTTCATCTCCTATATATTCGATGGGAATCACATCAGAACTGAAGGCCTTAATCGACAGGGGTCAGTTCCTCTGGGCCAGGAAGTTCGTATTGAGGAATCTTGAATTCAGTGCGGAGCACATCAAGCTTCATAAAGGCGTCTTCATCTCGACAGCGGGTCAGGATACTGACAATGTTTTTTTGGGAGCCTATCCTGTACTTACGGCTTTTTTTAACGATTTCGGCATAGACTATTATGAAAATATTGCAGTGAAGGGAATGGACAGATGGGGCGGGATAGAGGGCCATCCCGATGCACTGCCAGACGCGGGAAAAAAGGGTGCGGAGATTGTGAGGATGATGGCAGATCTGAAAAAGAGTGCGGCATCAGAAAAAAAGGAATCCCCGTGA
- a CDS encoding flavodoxin family protein, translating into MDISVLAIAGSPRRHGNSEDLLDYVIGYLSGQPGITVEEIILSKIEVNPCRGCNACEKEGICVIKDDMKMLEDKITGADVIIFSSPIFCMGLCAQVKALIDRMQVFRSRRYVLKQPIIPPEKRGKKAGLFISTAGQNWDWVFDGAIPSVKCFFHLAGIRDKDMFYLMINNVDKKGEIRAHPTAEQQALKAGEDITGHIRRLREG; encoded by the coding sequence ATGGATATATCCGTACTGGCAATAGCCGGCAGTCCAAGGCGCCACGGGAACTCCGAAGACCTCCTCGATTATGTAATCGGGTATTTATCAGGCCAGCCGGGCATAACGGTTGAAGAGATAATACTCTCGAAGATAGAGGTAAATCCGTGCAGGGGCTGCAATGCTTGTGAAAAAGAGGGCATATGTGTTATCAAAGACGATATGAAGATGCTCGAGGATAAGATCACCGGAGCGGATGTGATCATCTTCTCATCACCAATATTCTGCATGGGTCTGTGTGCGCAGGTAAAGGCCCTGATTGACAGGATGCAGGTATTCAGGTCGCGAAGATATGTTCTCAAACAGCCGATAATCCCGCCTGAAAAACGGGGAAAAAAAGCCGGCCTTTTCATCTCCACTGCCGGGCAGAACTGGGACTGGGTATTTGACGGAGCGATCCCTTCCGTAAAATGCTTCTTCCATCTCGCGGGGATCAGGGATAAGGACATGTTTTACCTTATGATAAATAATGTCGATAAAAAAGGGGAGATCAGGGCGCATCCTACCGCAGAACAGCAGGCATTAAAGGCAGGTGAAGATATCACAGGGCATATCCGCCGGCTTAGGGAGGGGTGA